Proteins encoded by one window of Lycium barbarum isolate Lr01 chromosome 11, ASM1917538v2, whole genome shotgun sequence:
- the LOC132618280 gene encoding small nuclear ribonucleoprotein SmD3a-like — protein sequence MSRSLGIPVKLLHEATGHIVTVEMKSGEVYRGSMVECEDNWNCQLETITYTAKDGRVSQLEHIFIRGSKVRFMIIPDMLKNAPMFKRLEARIKGKGTSLGVGRGRAMAMRAKAQATGRGAAPGRGVVPPVRR from the exons ATGAGTCGTAGTTTAGGGATACCGGTGAAGCTTCTACACGAAGCAACAGGACATATAGTGACCGTagagatgaagagtggagaggttTACAGAGGAAGTATGGTGGAATGTGAAGATAACTGGAATTGCCAGCTTGAAACCATCACTTACACTGCCAAA GATGGAAGGGTGTCACAACTGGAGCACATTTTTATTCGAGGCAGCAAAGTCAG GTTCATGATAATTCCTGACATGCTCAAGAATGCTCCCATGTTCAAGCGGCTAGAAGCCAGAATCAAG GGCAAAGGTACATCACTTGGTGTTGGACGGGGACGTGCTATGGCCATGCGAGCTAAA GCACAGGCTACAGGTCGTGGAGCAGCACCTGGTCGAGGTGTTGTGCCTCCTGTAAGAAGATAA